A region from the Streptomyces lydicus genome encodes:
- a CDS encoding LytR C-terminal domain-containing protein, with amino-acid sequence MSMLTPPGMGGKKYRITGDRYPRMRRPRHRRRIVLTVVATACALGLAGWGTLQLIDVFGGRGNTAQASPGTAHCRDHGKTDTAQARNAARKLPAPGSLTVNVFNATPRSGLAKRTADELQKRGFKVGRVGNAPAAYDKKVKGSGILLGPEDADGPLKVLATQLTGAQRKTDGRKGTDLDLIIGDTFKELTTQQNAAKSLALLNRPSPAPAADAKC; translated from the coding sequence ATGAGCATGCTGACGCCCCCAGGGATGGGCGGTAAGAAGTACCGCATCACGGGCGACAGGTATCCGCGGATGCGCCGTCCCCGCCACCGTCGCCGGATCGTCCTCACCGTCGTCGCCACGGCCTGCGCCCTCGGTCTGGCCGGCTGGGGGACCCTGCAGCTCATCGACGTCTTCGGCGGCCGTGGCAACACCGCCCAGGCCTCCCCGGGCACAGCGCACTGCCGCGACCACGGCAAGACGGACACCGCACAGGCCAGGAACGCCGCACGGAAACTGCCCGCGCCCGGCTCGCTGACCGTCAACGTCTTCAACGCCACCCCGCGCTCCGGCCTCGCCAAGCGCACCGCCGACGAGCTCCAGAAGCGCGGCTTCAAAGTCGGCAGGGTGGGCAACGCCCCCGCCGCCTACGACAAGAAGGTCAAGGGCTCCGGGATACTGCTCGGCCCCGAGGATGCCGACGGGCCGCTGAAGGTTCTGGCCACCCAGCTCACCGGCGCTCAGCGCAAGACCGACGGCCGCAAGGGCACCGACCTCGACCTGATCATCGGTGACACCTTCAAGGAACTGACCACCCAGCAGAACGCCGCGAAGTCCCTGGCCCTGCTGAACCGCCCGTCCCCGGCCCCCGCCGCCGACGCCAAGTGCTGA
- a CDS encoding DUF4232 domain-containing protein produces MPSTATTCRATTRRAAAAGLLVAAALTLTAGCHGAPGKGGEGSVTAFSPAPAPPLPDGDSPPTGRNGRVACTPEMLRFHAGALPRRDRRMLLTVTNFSRRTCDFAAQRYPLLWFGNDRRPALPAIGASRPLTTVSLAPDDTAYATIITSAAGEPGGTGHRGRKISQFGVALAARATPTQVGLDGRTPVHVDPHTARVTYWQPCLEAARKW; encoded by the coding sequence ATGCCGTCCACCGCCACCACCTGCCGGGCCACCACCCGCCGGGCCGCTGCCGCAGGTCTCCTCGTCGCCGCCGCGCTGACCCTGACCGCCGGCTGCCACGGCGCCCCGGGCAAGGGGGGCGAGGGCTCCGTCACGGCCTTCTCGCCGGCCCCCGCCCCACCCCTCCCGGACGGCGACAGCCCGCCCACGGGCCGGAACGGCCGGGTCGCCTGCACCCCCGAGATGCTCAGATTCCACGCCGGCGCACTGCCGCGACGGGACCGCCGCATGCTGCTGACGGTCACCAACTTCTCCCGCCGGACCTGCGACTTCGCCGCCCAGCGCTATCCGCTGCTGTGGTTCGGCAACGACCGGCGGCCCGCCCTTCCCGCGATCGGGGCGAGCCGGCCGCTCACCACCGTCTCCCTGGCGCCAGACGACACGGCGTACGCCACGATCATCACCTCCGCCGCCGGCGAGCCGGGCGGCACGGGCCACCGCGGCCGGAAAATCTCCCAGTTCGGCGTCGCGCTGGCCGCCCGCGCCACCCCCACCCAGGTCGGCCTGGACGGCCGCACCCCCGTCCATGTCGACCCGCACACCGCCCGGGTCACCTACTGGCAGCCCTGCCTGGAGGCCGCCCGGAAGTGGTGA
- a CDS encoding type II toxin-antitoxin system VapB family antitoxin: protein MIFKRIGNGRPYPDHGRESTRQWADVAPRPVRLDQLVTTKQQLDLETLLAEDSTFYGDLFAHVVKWEGDLYLEDGLHRAVRAALQQRQVLHARVLELG from the coding sequence GTGATCTTCAAGCGCATCGGAAACGGCCGGCCGTACCCGGACCACGGCCGGGAGAGCACCCGCCAGTGGGCGGACGTCGCCCCGCGCCCGGTGCGCCTCGACCAGTTGGTGACGACCAAGCAGCAGCTCGATCTCGAAACGCTGCTCGCCGAGGACTCGACGTTCTACGGCGACCTCTTCGCGCACGTCGTGAAGTGGGAGGGCGACCTCTATCTGGAGGACGGGCTGCACCGCGCGGTCCGCGCGGCGCTCCAGCAGCGCCAGGTGCTGCACGCCCGCGTGCTCGAACTGGGCTGA
- a CDS encoding nucleoside deaminase encodes MTVPPSASHASPAPDPLRDPWIAPMRQALAEAARAPGTGDVPVGAVVLSADGTVLGTGHNEREATGDPTAHAEILALRAAARTLREQASPPGDLRTDLAHDAASAAGGRRTGEWRLTDCTLVVTLEPCTMCAGAIVLSRVDRVVYGARDAKAGAAGSLWDVVRDRRLNHRPEVITGVLEADCAALLTDFFRDR; translated from the coding sequence ATGACCGTCCCCCCATCCGCCTCTCACGCCTCCCCCGCACCCGACCCGCTGCGCGATCCGTGGATCGCACCGATGCGGCAGGCGCTGGCCGAGGCCGCCCGCGCCCCCGGGACCGGTGACGTCCCGGTGGGCGCCGTCGTGCTGTCCGCGGACGGCACGGTCCTCGGCACCGGCCACAACGAGCGGGAGGCCACCGGCGATCCGACCGCCCACGCCGAGATCCTGGCGCTGCGGGCAGCGGCCCGGACCCTACGGGAGCAGGCATCGCCCCCGGGGGACCTCCGTACGGACCTCGCGCACGATGCCGCCTCGGCGGCCGGCGGGCGACGGACGGGCGAGTGGCGGCTGACGGACTGCACGCTCGTCGTCACCCTGGAACCGTGCACGATGTGCGCCGGGGCGATCGTGCTCTCCCGGGTCGACCGCGTCGTCTACGGCGCCCGCGACGCCAAGGCCGGCGCGGCCGGCTCCCTCTGGGACGTCGTCCGTGACCGGCGTCTCAACCACCGTCCCGAGGTCATCACCGGCGTCCTCGAAGCCGATTGCGCGGCCCTGCTGACCGACTTCTTCCGCGACCGCTGA
- the upp gene encoding uracil phosphoribosyltransferase, whose product MRIHVVDHPLVAHKLTTLRDKRTDSPTFRRLADELVTLLAYEATRDVRTEQVGIETPVTATTGVRLSHPRPLVVPILRAGLGMLDGMVRLLPTAEVGFMGMVRNEETYEAHTYATRMPDDLSGRQVYIVDPMLATGGTLVAAINELIQRGADDVTAICLLAAPEGVAVMEKELAGAPVTVVTAAVDERLNEDRYIVPGLGDAGDRMYGTAG is encoded by the coding sequence ATGCGGATCCACGTCGTCGACCACCCGCTGGTGGCGCACAAACTCACCACGCTGCGCGACAAGCGCACCGATTCCCCCACCTTCCGGCGGCTCGCCGACGAGCTGGTCACCCTGCTCGCCTACGAGGCCACCCGTGATGTGCGCACCGAGCAGGTCGGCATCGAGACACCGGTGACGGCGACCACCGGTGTGCGGCTGTCGCACCCGCGCCCCCTGGTCGTGCCGATCCTGCGCGCCGGTCTGGGCATGCTGGACGGCATGGTGCGGCTGCTGCCCACCGCCGAGGTCGGCTTCATGGGCATGGTCCGCAACGAGGAGACCTACGAGGCGCACACGTACGCCACGCGGATGCCCGATGACCTCTCGGGCCGTCAGGTGTACATCGTCGACCCGATGCTCGCCACGGGCGGCACGCTGGTCGCGGCGATCAATGAGCTGATCCAGCGCGGCGCGGACGATGTCACCGCGATCTGCCTGCTGGCCGCGCCGGAGGGCGTCGCGGTCATGGAGAAGGAGCTGGCCGGCGCGCCGGTGACGGTGGTCACCGCGGCGGTCGACGAGCGGCTGAACGAGGACCGCTACATCGTGCCGGGCCTCGGCGACGCGGGCGACCGGATGTACGGCACGGCCGGCTGA